A segment of the Methanothermococcus thermolithotrophicus DSM 2095 genome:
AAATATGCTAAAATTTTTAAAATTTCTAAATATATTTCCGTTTTAGTTTTTATGGGATTTGTATGGATTTCAATAAAATATTATCAATATTCGTCCATATCCAATATTTTATTGTATTTTTGTTATGTTGGGGGTTTGTTTATTGCAATTGCATATTATTGGAATGATTTAATTTATGAGTTCGGTAAATTTCATTGTGTTATTCAATTCCTATTAAGAATGACTAACAATATATATTATTTTAATCCATTTAAAAATTATGTTATTGAAAATTACAACCATCGTAAAGATGAAGATATAGAAGTAAATGATAAAACGGATTGTTTTGGAACATTAAATAAAATAAATATGATTGAAGAAGGATTTAAAAATCAAATTTTAAATAATCATAAAATTATAGCGTTATATGGAAACTGGGGCAGTGGTAAAAGTAGCATAATTAGGACATTAATTGAAAAATTTGACGAATCTCGAAATTTTGATGAAAATACTGAAATTAAAAGATTATGGGAATCGTTTAAAGATATGTTTCATATATTTAAACCTTTAAAGGAAAAACATAAATCTATCTTATGTATTAAATTTGATGCTTGGGAATATGAAAATGAAGAAAACATATCTTATGCCTTATTGTGCCATATTGTTAATGAATTAGAAAAAAATGCTGATATTAAATTTGGGATTCGAACGGTAAAGAATAAACTCTTAAAATCTGGTGCAATTGTTTTAAAATCTGTTAGTATCAATACAGAATACAATAATATTGGTTTTAATTTTAATTTTGAATATAATAATGAAAAATATATAGAAGTGGAAAATTTAAAAAATGGACTTGATGAGATTTCTAGAATTCTCAAAGAAAATAACAAAAGACTTATAGTTTTTATTGATGAATTAGATAGATGCGAAAGAGAAAATATTTTAAAATTTTTATCATCTCTTAAATTATTTTTTACCGATGGGGAAAATATAAATTATATTTGTGCAGTAGATAAAGAAGCAGTAGCAGAAGCACTTGAACATAAATACTGTGACGGAGAAAAAGCAGAGGAATATTTGGAAAAAATTTTTAATTTTTCATTTAACATGCCAAAAACATTCGATGTAAAAAACTTTATTGGGCAATATGAGTTTTTTAATAATGATAATGCTGAAAAACTCGCAAAATTCTTTGAGGCAATTAATTTTACAACTCCGAGACATTTAAAGAAGGTTTTGAATAAATATGAATATTTGGTCAAGATTAAGAATTCCAATATAAACAATATGGATTTAATTCCTGGGATAATAACTGGAAATAATGATAATAATGAATATTTATTTGATACAATTTTTGTTTTGTATTTCATAATTCTCTATGAGTTTTATTATGATAAATATTTGGAAATAAAAAATTATGAAGATAAACTGGCAAAATACAGTAAATATCAAATAAAATATATAAATTATCCCCCCGCGTCAGGTAAAGATGATAATGAAAATGATAATAAACCCGCAATTGAGTTAATAATGGAACGTTTAAAACATGACAGTTATAACGAAATTACTTTTGGAGAAATTTATGAAAGTATTATTTTTAATGAACCATATTTCGAGAAGATAGATGATTTAATTAAATTAATAACAATATTTACTCCATCCGAACTTAAGAATAAACAATGTTATATAACGTATGCTGGGTATTCTGATGTGGTATTTGATTATATTAGTCAATTTAAATATGAAAAGAATGAAATATTGATTGATTTTTGTAGGTTTTTAGTAGATGAATATTCTTCAGGAGGTCATCCGCCCCAAATATTAAACTATAATGGATACGAACGAAATTACACGTATAAATACATTAACCTTTTCAAAATGGCGGAAACCTTACTCTAACCTTTACAAAAAATTATCATAATGAGGATATAAGTGTTTGGCGATAGTAGAGCTCATCTAAATATTAAAATAAATCCCAAAGTAATTGAATATTTATAAATTTCGATTTTATTTTTTTTCGATATATAAATATATAGTTCTAACATAGATAATAGTTTTTAGAATAATATTTTTTTAAAGAGGGGTGAAATTATTAAGATAAAGTATTTATTTATAGCATCTCTGTTATTATGTTCTGTTTTATTGGCAGGATGCACTAGCGAAGATGAGGGGAGCTCAGATAATATAAATCCATATCATCACAAAAATCTATTGAATGATAAAACATACTCTGTTTCTTCTGGTAAATATACATATAAGGCGATATATTTGGATCCGATAGGGAAAGATAATTATACGGTTTATGGAACAATGACTGAAACAAAGGAAGGAACAAGTGGTGTGAGGTTTTATATAAAGGATCCAAATGGAAAGATTTTGGTAGATTCGGGGGAAAAGGTTAGATCATATTCATTTAAAATTTATCCTACACAGGCAGGTAATTATTATTTTTATCTAGATAATGTTAATACCTGGATTACAGATAAAAGTCCAAGATTAAAAATATATGGGGAATACGACGACATAACATCATCTGAAGCATGGTGTAATAAAGGGGATGAACTTTATAATTTAGGTAATTACAAAGAAGCTATTAAATGTTATGATAAAGCATTGGAGCTGAATCCAAATAATATTATGGCAAAAAATAACAAAAATAAAGTATTGGAAAAATTAAAAGAGAATGAAAAACTTGGAAAAATTAATAATCTTATATCAAAAGGAAACAATGCAATAGATAATAAAGATTATGAACCTGCACTCAAGTACTATAATGAAGCTTTAAAAATAGATCCCAACATTACATCCATTTGGAATAATAAAGGACTTACACTTCATTATTTAGGTAGATATTCCGAGGCTATCGAGTGTTATAATAAAGCACTAGAATTAGATCCAAATAACACTATCGCATGGTGTAATAAAGGAAGCTCACTTTATGAATTGAATAAGTATATAGAAGCCATAAAATGCTATGATAAAGCATTGGAGATAGATCCAAATAATGAATATGCAAAAGAAATGAAGAAGGAGCATCCAATGCCAATTTCAAAAGAAATAATTGATAAGTTTATAAAAACTGAAACTCAATATAGCGAAAACTCACAATTTTACAAAGGCGAAAGGTATGCAGTTAAACAGCAAGGTAGCAATCTAAAAATAATAGTAACTTGTTCAAACTGGACATATGGAACAGAAGATGAAATAAAATTGTCTGCCCCATTTGTAATTGCGGGTTTGGTAACTTTAATAGATAAATCTATAAGATATGATTATACCTATGAAATAGAAT
Coding sequences within it:
- a CDS encoding P-loop NTPase fold protein; its protein translation is MGRYGSFRIFLGFTGLLFFILTIYGLNILNKITNLMNIISIYGDEILRLCIGILTIVIITNYLKSVNIIFDSRVHLKNIDTIKSSENVSDKLDELGYKYRWSLLILSISSIVLYVLYSLINLPISDITIFLILIMPSIFLILLSEFKHPKYAKIFKISKYISVLVFMGFVWISIKYYQYSSISNILLYFCYVGGLFIAIAYYWNDLIYEFGKFHCVIQFLLRMTNNIYYFNPFKNYVIENYNHRKDEDIEVNDKTDCFGTLNKINMIEEGFKNQILNNHKIIALYGNWGSGKSSIIRTLIEKFDESRNFDENTEIKRLWESFKDMFHIFKPLKEKHKSILCIKFDAWEYENEENISYALLCHIVNELEKNADIKFGIRTVKNKLLKSGAIVLKSVSINTEYNNIGFNFNFEYNNEKYIEVENLKNGLDEISRILKENNKRLIVFIDELDRCERENILKFLSSLKLFFTDGENINYICAVDKEAVAEALEHKYCDGEKAEEYLEKIFNFSFNMPKTFDVKNFIGQYEFFNNDNAEKLAKFFEAINFTTPRHLKKVLNKYEYLVKIKNSNINNMDLIPGIITGNNDNNEYLFDTIFVLYFIILYEFYYDKYLEIKNYEDKLAKYSKYQIKYINYPPASGKDDNENDNKPAIELIMERLKHDSYNEITFGEIYESIIFNEPYFEKIDDLIKLITIFTPSELKNKQCYITYAGYSDVVFDYISQFKYEKNEILIDFCRFLVDEYSSGGHPPQILNYNGYERNYTYKYINLFKMAETLL
- a CDS encoding tetratricopeptide repeat protein, which encodes MAGCTSEDEGSSDNINPYHHKNLLNDKTYSVSSGKYTYKAIYLDPIGKDNYTVYGTMTETKEGTSGVRFYIKDPNGKILVDSGEKVRSYSFKIYPTQAGNYYFYLDNVNTWITDKSPRLKIYGEYDDITSSEAWCNKGDELYNLGNYKEAIKCYDKALELNPNNIMAKNNKNKVLEKLKENEKLGKINNLISKGNNAIDNKDYEPALKYYNEALKIDPNITSIWNNKGLTLHYLGRYSEAIECYNKALELDPNNTIAWCNKGSSLYELNKYIEAIKCYDKALEIDPNNEYAKEMKKEHPMPISKEIIDKFIKTETQYSENSQFYKGERYAVKQQGSNLKIIVTCSNWTYGTEDEIKLSAPFVIAGLVTLIDKSIRYDYTYEIEYYHNNKLMASGVLDPNSAKLKEFKITQDLKDLWAERHEKNVKEELDKLAEEYYPIVSAIAYDSKDGWSIVSIMVPDSWYYLQDYEKDRVANAIGKDLDRIVGTYRTVWVFDEYGKHIGDISYSVWDERYKFKKSD